A region from the Arachis ipaensis cultivar K30076 chromosome B01, Araip1.1, whole genome shotgun sequence genome encodes:
- the LOC107647351 gene encoding rab3 GTPase-activating protein catalytic subunit isoform X2 has protein sequence MGTVFTRRFEADRIGSQVPVKLMHLEGLYELFVSKFAYSTLDLSIHNFKVRFTMKLTYRTLPCDDDYMKGFGGEKSGENLSGEKSNGLQWDVDCSWSEWYSAEDPVKAFELVAILSEKMVESSMEMAELENASPHEAEKWLISPRISPNLLEGSKGNWVGFASQLRFLVDALEMSFQAQFLEDFVSAVENAGADNLKSLAVPPPTVRDRVLKELFIDGVEFSNFTDDGHKTARAIKGAPREFLFAQFCLHALWFGNCNIRAISVLWLEFVREVRWCWEETQLLPRMPTNGPIDLSTCLINQKLQMLAICIEKKSQQTEDYEDCIGSLDHIESMSEEESVVGDDSSIKPTPSDDIPGIVDRKPGIVDLFNDKSSDLTRRGSAGIVDSMMLLKSYQSMHVPFTQEPPLMTEDMHEERLQAVEALGDSFSFSGQLERDILTSDMSAFKAANPDAVFEDFIRWHSPGDWEEDEPVDHGSSSSSTALEKDRWPPRGRLSKRMSEQGNLWRKIWDRAPALPASEQKPLLDPNREGEKVLHYLETLQPHQLLEQMVCTAFRAAADTLILTSYGELKQMETEIQQLYVTMATTLRPLQVNRLSAESNTFEDLRRVSAAFERVEKLMTLGASLQRKFRRAPRLAREIFNGYYDFSISKMESLAEQIVEKGFDMKLELRNQERELLSNMFVPPTASQSWRKVLSMGNLLNGHEPIVREIVFSLRDKATGNHYAAHSGSFSHKKEIETYRMYICGTSNDLRVALSVASCD, from the exons ATGGGTACTGTTTTTACTAGAAGGTTTGAGGCAGATCGGATTGGTAGTCAGGTTCCAGTAAAATTAATGCATTTGGAGGGCTTGTACGAGTTGTTTGTATCTAAGTTT GCCTATTCCACATTGGATCTATCAATTCATAATTTCAAGGTCCGATTTACAATGAAGCTAACATATAGAACGCTTCCGTGTGATGATGACTATATGAAAGGCTTCGGTGGTGAAAAATCTGGAGAAAATCTTTCTGGTGAAAAGTCCAATGGCCTGCAATGGGATGTTGATTGTTCTTGGAGTGAGTGGTATTCTGCAGAAGATCCTGTAAAAG CTTTTGAACTGGTTGCGATATTGTCCGAGAAGATGGTTGAAAGTTCTATGGAAATGGCTGAACTAGAAAATGCTTCACCTCATGAAGCTGAAAAGTGGTTGATCTCTCCAAGGATTTCCCCAAATTT ACTTGAAGGTTCCAAAGGGAATTGGGTTGGATTTGCATCTCAGTTACGTTTTCTAGTTGATGCGTTGGAAATGTCATTTCAGGCACAGTTTCTGGAAGATTTTGTTTCAG CAGTTGAAAATGCGGGTGCTGATAATTTGAAATCGTTGGCTGTACCTCCACCCACAGTTAGAGATCGTGTGCTGAAAGAACTATTTATTGATG GTGTGGAATTCTCTAATTTTACTGATGATGGACATAAGACTGCTCGGGCCATTAAAGGCGCACCTCGAGAATTTCTTTTTGCTCAATTTTGTCTACATGCTCTTTGGTTTGGCAACTGCAATATACGTG CTATATCTGTGCTATGGCTAGAGTTTGTTCGAGAAGTAAGGTGGTGCTGGGAAGAAACACAATTATTGCCTCGAATGCCAACTAACGGACCAATTGACCTTTCCACATGTTTGATCAACCAAAAACTTCAGAtg CTTGCAATTTGCATTGAGAAGAAGAGTCAACAAACTGAAGATTATGAAGACTGTATTGGAAGTTTGGATCATATAGAATCCATGTCTGAG GAAGAAAGTGTAGTTGGGGATGATTCATCAATTAAGCCGACACCAAGTGATGATATTCCTGGGATAGTTGACAG AAAGCCTGGAATTGTGGATCTATTTAACGATAAATCTTCGGACCTCACAAGGAGAGGTTCAGCTGGTATTGTTGATTCTATGATGCTTCTCAAGTCATATCAAAGTATGCATGTCCCTTTCACACAG GAACCACCACTTATGACAGAAGACATGCATGAGGAGCGGCTTCAAGCTGTTGAAGCCTTAGGTGACTCATTT agtTTTTCTGGTCAGCTGGAAAGGGATATATTAACTTCAG ATATGTCAGCATTTAAAGCAGCAAATCCAGATGCTGTTTTTGAAGATTTTATTCGATGGCATTCACCGGGGGATTGGGAAGAGGATGAACCTGTCGACCatggatcatcatcatcatccactGCTCTAGAAAAAGATAGATGGCCCCCACGAGGACGGCTTTCAAAGAGAATGTCCGAGCAAGGGAATTTGTGGAGAAAGATTTGGGACCGTGCTCCTGCTCTTCCTGCTTCCGAACAGAAGCCTCTTCTTGATCCAAATAGAGAAGGAGAAAAA GTTCTTCATTACCTTGAAACATTACAACCACATCAATTGCTTGAGCAAATGGTGTGTACTGCCTTCAGAGCAGCAGCTGACACACTTATTCTGACTAGTTATGGAGAACTGAAACAGATGGAGACCGAGATTCAGCAACTTTACGTTACCATGGCAACTACTTTGAGGCCTTTACAAG TAAATCGCTTGTCCGCTGAGAGCAACACTTTTGAAGACTTAAGACGAGTAAGTGCTGCTTTTGAACGTGTTGAAAAGTTAATGACTCTCGGAGCTTCTCTTCAGCGAAAGTTTCGACGAGCACCACGCCTCGCCAGAGAAATTTTCAATGGTTACTACGACTTCAGTATTTCAAAAATGGAAAGCTTGGCAGAGCAAATTGTTGAAAAG GGGTTTGACATGAAACTGGAATTAAGGAATCAAGAGAGGGAATTGTTGTCAAATATGTTTGTTCCTCCCACAGCTAGCCAGTCTTGGAGAAAGGTTTTGAGCATGGGAAACCTTCTTAATGGCCATGAACCAATAGTCAGGGAGATTGTCTTTTCGCTGCGTGATAAAGCTACCGGTAACCATTACGCAGCTCATAGCGGTAGTTTTTCTcataaaaaagaaattgaaactTACAGGATGTACATATGTGGAACTTCTAATGACCTTAGAGTAGCACTTTCTGTTGCCTCTTGTGATTGA
- the LOC107647351 gene encoding rab3 GTPase-activating protein catalytic subunit isoform X1, translating to MASSSSTTTTSNKFQVPATRHKPPKQQQEELEENEEEESVCSFINCSPLVFRFISEIEAVCRLWMSDGPINLLEKGAILLENSGSLYKVKSEMKHAMKSYYMEYYFETNPNVKDGDWNFDLHDLQLCFGVKEFLVIAPQSASGVLLDAPEASKLLSAVAIALSNCSSLWPAFVPVHDPSRKAYIGIQSMGTVFTRRFEADRIGSQVPVKLMHLEGLYELFVSKFAYSTLDLSIHNFKVRFTMKLTYRTLPCDDDYMKGFGGEKSGENLSGEKSNGLQWDVDCSWSEWYSAEDPVKAFELVAILSEKMVESSMEMAELENASPHEAEKWLISPRISPNLLEGSKGNWVGFASQLRFLVDALEMSFQAQFLEDFVSVENAGADNLKSLAVPPPTVRDRVLKELFIDGVEFSNFTDDGHKTARAIKGAPREFLFAQFCLHALWFGNCNIRAISVLWLEFVREVRWCWEETQLLPRMPTNGPIDLSTCLINQKLQMLAICIEKKSQQTEDYEDCIGSLDHIESMSEEESVVGDDSSIKPTPSDDIPGIVDRKPGIVDLFNDKSSDLTRRGSAGIVDSMMLLKSYQSMHVPFTQEPPLMTEDMHEERLQAVEALGDSFSFSGQLERDILTSDMSAFKAANPDAVFEDFIRWHSPGDWEEDEPVDHGSSSSSTALEKDRWPPRGRLSKRMSEQGNLWRKIWDRAPALPASEQKPLLDPNREGEKVLHYLETLQPHQLLEQMVCTAFRAAADTLILTSYGELKQMETEIQQLYVTMATTLRPLQVNRLSAESNTFEDLRRVSAAFERVEKLMTLGASLQRKFRRAPRLAREIFNGYYDFSISKMESLAEQIVEKGFDMKLELRNQERELLSNMFVPPTASQSWRKVLSMGNLLNGHEPIVREIVFSLRDKATGNHYAAHSGSFSHKKEIETYRMYICGTSNDLRVALSVASCD from the exons TTTTAGGTTCATTTCTGAAATAGAGGCTGTTTGTCGGCTTTGGATGTCTGATGGTCCAATTAATTTGTTG GAAAAAGGTGCAATTCTTTTGGAGAATTCCGGTAGTTTGTACAAGGTGAAATCCGAGATGAAGCATGCCATGAAAAGTTACTACATGGAATACTATTTTGAGACCAACCCTAATG TAAAAGATGGggactggaattttgatttgCATGATCTGCAGTTATGTTTCGGTGTAAAAGAATTCTTG GTTATTGCTCCTCAAAGTGCAAGTGGTGTGCTTCTTGATGCACCTGAAGCTAGCAAGCTCTTGAGTGCTGTCGCAATTGCTTTGTCAAATTGTTCAAG TTTATGGCCAGCATTTGTTCCAGTTCATGATCCCTCTCGAAAAGCATATATCGGAATTCAAAGCATGGGTACTGTTTTTACTAGAAGGTTTGAGGCAGATCGGATTGGTAGTCAGGTTCCAGTAAAATTAATGCATTTGGAGGGCTTGTACGAGTTGTTTGTATCTAAGTTT GCCTATTCCACATTGGATCTATCAATTCATAATTTCAAGGTCCGATTTACAATGAAGCTAACATATAGAACGCTTCCGTGTGATGATGACTATATGAAAGGCTTCGGTGGTGAAAAATCTGGAGAAAATCTTTCTGGTGAAAAGTCCAATGGCCTGCAATGGGATGTTGATTGTTCTTGGAGTGAGTGGTATTCTGCAGAAGATCCTGTAAAAG CTTTTGAACTGGTTGCGATATTGTCCGAGAAGATGGTTGAAAGTTCTATGGAAATGGCTGAACTAGAAAATGCTTCACCTCATGAAGCTGAAAAGTGGTTGATCTCTCCAAGGATTTCCCCAAATTT ACTTGAAGGTTCCAAAGGGAATTGGGTTGGATTTGCATCTCAGTTACGTTTTCTAGTTGATGCGTTGGAAATGTCATTTCAGGCACAGTTTCTGGAAGATTTTGTTTCAG TTGAAAATGCGGGTGCTGATAATTTGAAATCGTTGGCTGTACCTCCACCCACAGTTAGAGATCGTGTGCTGAAAGAACTATTTATTGATG GTGTGGAATTCTCTAATTTTACTGATGATGGACATAAGACTGCTCGGGCCATTAAAGGCGCACCTCGAGAATTTCTTTTTGCTCAATTTTGTCTACATGCTCTTTGGTTTGGCAACTGCAATATACGTG CTATATCTGTGCTATGGCTAGAGTTTGTTCGAGAAGTAAGGTGGTGCTGGGAAGAAACACAATTATTGCCTCGAATGCCAACTAACGGACCAATTGACCTTTCCACATGTTTGATCAACCAAAAACTTCAGAtg CTTGCAATTTGCATTGAGAAGAAGAGTCAACAAACTGAAGATTATGAAGACTGTATTGGAAGTTTGGATCATATAGAATCCATGTCTGAG GAAGAAAGTGTAGTTGGGGATGATTCATCAATTAAGCCGACACCAAGTGATGATATTCCTGGGATAGTTGACAG AAAGCCTGGAATTGTGGATCTATTTAACGATAAATCTTCGGACCTCACAAGGAGAGGTTCAGCTGGTATTGTTGATTCTATGATGCTTCTCAAGTCATATCAAAGTATGCATGTCCCTTTCACACAG GAACCACCACTTATGACAGAAGACATGCATGAGGAGCGGCTTCAAGCTGTTGAAGCCTTAGGTGACTCATTT agtTTTTCTGGTCAGCTGGAAAGGGATATATTAACTTCAG ATATGTCAGCATTTAAAGCAGCAAATCCAGATGCTGTTTTTGAAGATTTTATTCGATGGCATTCACCGGGGGATTGGGAAGAGGATGAACCTGTCGACCatggatcatcatcatcatccactGCTCTAGAAAAAGATAGATGGCCCCCACGAGGACGGCTTTCAAAGAGAATGTCCGAGCAAGGGAATTTGTGGAGAAAGATTTGGGACCGTGCTCCTGCTCTTCCTGCTTCCGAACAGAAGCCTCTTCTTGATCCAAATAGAGAAGGAGAAAAA GTTCTTCATTACCTTGAAACATTACAACCACATCAATTGCTTGAGCAAATGGTGTGTACTGCCTTCAGAGCAGCAGCTGACACACTTATTCTGACTAGTTATGGAGAACTGAAACAGATGGAGACCGAGATTCAGCAACTTTACGTTACCATGGCAACTACTTTGAGGCCTTTACAAG TAAATCGCTTGTCCGCTGAGAGCAACACTTTTGAAGACTTAAGACGAGTAAGTGCTGCTTTTGAACGTGTTGAAAAGTTAATGACTCTCGGAGCTTCTCTTCAGCGAAAGTTTCGACGAGCACCACGCCTCGCCAGAGAAATTTTCAATGGTTACTACGACTTCAGTATTTCAAAAATGGAAAGCTTGGCAGAGCAAATTGTTGAAAAG GGGTTTGACATGAAACTGGAATTAAGGAATCAAGAGAGGGAATTGTTGTCAAATATGTTTGTTCCTCCCACAGCTAGCCAGTCTTGGAGAAAGGTTTTGAGCATGGGAAACCTTCTTAATGGCCATGAACCAATAGTCAGGGAGATTGTCTTTTCGCTGCGTGATAAAGCTACCGGTAACCATTACGCAGCTCATAGCGGTAGTTTTTCTcataaaaaagaaattgaaactTACAGGATGTACATATGTGGAACTTCTAATGACCTTAGAGTAGCACTTTCTGTTGCCTCTTGTGATTGA